In Candidatus Liberimonas magnetica, one DNA window encodes the following:
- the lepB gene encoding signal peptidase I, whose amino-acid sequence MYFDSFLTQRSFVRVVKLVFSAAISALLIRSFIAEGIYPASGSMEPTLLKDKHYILEKVTIKFIPPKRSDIIVFPSPVQKNHDLIKRVIAVCGDNIEIRRKKVFLNNVPLEENYVQYTRPNELLKGDDLGPLAVPNGKVFVMGDNRDESGDSRDWKDPVTKESIYFIDNKNVKGRIIRF is encoded by the coding sequence ATGTATTTTGATTCATTCTTAACACAGCGGTCTTTTGTAAGGGTAGTAAAATTAGTTTTTTCAGCTGCGATAAGCGCTCTTTTGATCAGAAGTTTCATAGCCGAAGGTATCTATCCGGCATCGGGTTCTATGGAGCCTACGCTTTTAAAAGATAAGCATTATATTCTTGAAAAGGTGACGATAAAATTTATCCCTCCGAAGAGGTCGGATATAATAGTTTTTCCTTCGCCGGTACAAAAGAACCATGACCTCATAAAACGCGTTATCGCAGTTTGCGGCGATAATATAGAGATAAGAAGAAAAAAAGTATTTTTAAATAATGTCCCTTTGGAAGAAAACTATGTGCAGTATACAAGGCCGAACGAGCTTTTAAAAGGCGACGACCTGGGCCCTTTGGCGGTTCCAAACGGGAAAGTCTTCGTTATGGGCGATAACAGGGATGAATCAGGCGACAGCAGGGACTGGAAGGATCCCGTAACGAAAGAATCAATATATTTTATTGACAATAAAAATGTAAAAGGAAGAATAATAAGGTTTTAG
- the trpE gene encoding anthranilate synthase component I yields MIIPSIKEFTSYSKDANIIPVYREILADTETPVSTFLKVASNEPYAYLLESVEGGERWGRYSFISYRPKFIFESKKDKFAVYGYKQKPVWKNTADPLTELKNIMSEFKPKEIKGLPMFWGGAVGFVSYDMVRFFEKLPDMDKDGLGLSDSLFMLTDHIIIFDHLKHTVKIVICVDLRDNKNKIDAYKTAQKEIEKIISLIKKPLGNRGHGKRPSAKTRSNLSKSQFEDKVRRAKEYIRAGDIIQVVPSQRFLRKTGVPAFDIYRSLRLINPSPYMYFLKLKDFEIIGSSPEILVRKEGSLAETRPIAGTCPRAKDEQEEVSLIYKLLSDPKEKAEHIMLVDLGRNDLSRVCLPLSVKVQTLMEIEKYSHVIHIASSVIGKLKPGMDSFDLLRACFPAGTVSGAPKIRAMEIIAELEPVSRGPYAGAVGYFSFSGNMDMAIAIRTIVLKDKTAYAQAGAGIVADSVPEKEYFETKNKAKALFEAIDLAEKGL; encoded by the coding sequence ATGATCATTCCAAGTATTAAAGAATTCACTAGCTATTCCAAAGATGCCAATATCATACCTGTCTACAGGGAGATACTTGCCGATACAGAGACCCCTGTTTCAACTTTTTTAAAAGTTGCATCAAATGAACCCTATGCCTATCTACTTGAAAGTGTTGAAGGAGGGGAAAGGTGGGGCAGGTATTCATTTATTTCCTACAGGCCGAAATTCATATTCGAAAGCAAAAAAGATAAGTTTGCCGTTTACGGATACAAACAAAAGCCTGTCTGGAAAAATACGGCAGACCCTTTAACAGAACTGAAAAACATAATGTCTGAATTCAAGCCGAAAGAAATAAAAGGACTTCCCATGTTCTGGGGCGGTGCGGTCGGGTTCGTTTCCTATGACATGGTGCGTTTTTTTGAGAAACTGCCGGATATGGACAAAGACGGCCTGGGGCTGTCCGACTCTTTGTTCATGCTTACAGACCATATTATAATATTTGACCATCTTAAACATACGGTAAAGATAGTGATCTGTGTTGATTTAAGGGATAATAAAAACAAAATCGATGCATACAAAACTGCCCAAAAAGAGATCGAGAAAATAATATCTCTGATAAAGAAGCCTCTTGGCAACAGAGGCCACGGCAAAAGACCTTCGGCAAAAACCAGGTCTAACCTTTCAAAAAGTCAATTCGAAGATAAAGTAAGGAGAGCCAAAGAATATATAAGGGCAGGGGACATTATACAGGTAGTGCCTTCACAGCGTTTCTTGCGCAAAACAGGAGTCCCGGCCTTTGATATCTACAGGAGCCTCAGGCTTATAAACCCGTCACCCTACATGTATTTCCTGAAGCTGAAAGATTTTGAGATAATAGGGTCTTCACCCGAAATACTAGTTAGGAAAGAAGGTTCTTTGGCTGAAACAAGGCCGATAGCAGGAACCTGCCCGCGAGCTAAAGACGAACAGGAAGAGGTCTCTTTAATATATAAACTCTTAAGCGACCCGAAAGAAAAAGCGGAACATATAATGCTTGTTGACCTGGGGAGGAACGACCTGTCAAGGGTATGCCTTCCTTTGTCCGTAAAAGTCCAGACATTGATGGAGATCGAGAAATATTCTCACGTGATACATATAGCTTCTTCGGTTATAGGAAAGTTAAAACCCGGCATGGATAGTTTTGACCTTTTAAGGGCATGTTTCCCTGCGGGTACTGTTTCCGGGGCTCCGAAGATAAGGGCTATGGAGATAATAGCGGAGCTTGAGCCGGTTTCACGCGGGCCCTATGCGGGGGCTGTCGGGTATTTTTCTTTCTCCGGCAATATGGACATGGCGATAGCTATAAGGACCATTGTTTTAAAGGATAAGACCGCCTATGCGCAGGCAGGAGCCGGCATAGTCGCAGACTCAGTCCCAGAAAAAGAATATTTTGAAACTAAAAATAAGGCAAAGGCTTTGTTTGAAGCCATAGACCTTGCAGAGAAAGGCTTATAA
- a CDS encoding aminodeoxychorismate/anthranilate synthase component II, protein MILVIDNYDSFTYNLVQYLSEWEKNLRVFRNDKITADEIEKLKPDMIVISPGPGTPEDAGVSLEIIKRFTGKIPILGVCLGHQCIAHAFGGKVVRAKRLMHGKTSRILHDKKNIFTGLSNPFEATRYHSLIVEKKSLPQQLKITAWTKEGEIMGLRHKKYILEGVQFHPESILTKEGKKLLNNFVKMSRKK, encoded by the coding sequence ATGATTTTAGTAATAGACAACTACGATTCATTTACGTATAACCTCGTGCAGTATTTGAGCGAGTGGGAAAAGAATCTCCGTGTCTTCAGGAACGATAAAATTACTGCGGACGAAATTGAGAAACTAAAACCCGACATGATAGTGATCTCGCCGGGCCCAGGTACCCCGGAAGATGCAGGGGTGTCGCTTGAAATAATAAAGAGGTTTACAGGTAAGATTCCTATCCTCGGTGTATGCCTCGGGCACCAGTGTATAGCTCATGCTTTTGGCGGCAAAGTGGTGCGGGCGAAAAGGCTTATGCATGGCAAAACTTCCAGGATACTGCATGATAAAAAGAATATATTCACAGGGCTCTCAAACCCTTTTGAAGCTACGAGGTACCATTCATTGATAGTAGAGAAAAAATCTTTGCCTCAACAGCTTAAGATAACAGCATGGACAAAAGAAGGCGAGATAATGGGCTTAAGGCATAAAAAATATATCCTTGAAGGCGTGCAGTTCCATCCCGAGTCAATACTGACGAAAGAAGGCAAGAAGCTTTTAAATAATTTTGTAAAGATGAGCCGTAAGAAGTAA
- the trpD gene encoding anthranilate phosphoribosyltransferase encodes MIKEAIAKVVLKQDLTEQESGSVMAEIMTGEATESQIASLITALRMKGETVDEITGFARVMRKFATPIRVRATVDIDREDINIDTETIIDTCGTGGDRTNTFNISTATALVISACGLSVAKHGNRSVSSACGSADVLETLGVNLDVKPEKVEECIAKIGIGFLFAPSLHGSMKYAIGPRRQIGIRTVFNILGPLTNPAGANAQVLGVYSQELVELLANVLNKLGTKKAWIVHGKDGLDEITTTDSTKVAELNLGRVKVFAIAPEEFGLKRAKMEDIRGGNKEENARIITDILSGIKGPKRDIVLFNAGACLFVADNVKGLKEGIKKAEAAIDSGKAKEKLVSLIKITNEPSPS; translated from the coding sequence ATGATAAAAGAAGCAATCGCAAAAGTTGTACTAAAACAAGACCTTACAGAGCAGGAAAGCGGCAGCGTTATGGCAGAGATAATGACCGGAGAAGCCACGGAATCGCAGATAGCGTCGTTGATAACAGCCCTGAGGATGAAAGGCGAGACCGTTGATGAGATAACGGGTTTTGCAAGGGTAATGAGGAAGTTTGCAACACCTATAAGGGTACGCGCAACGGTTGATATAGACAGAGAAGACATCAATATTGACACTGAAACCATAATCGATACCTGCGGTACGGGCGGGGACAGGACCAACACCTTTAACATCTCTACAGCTACCGCCCTTGTTATCTCGGCGTGCGGGTTATCCGTAGCGAAACACGGGAACAGGTCTGTATCAAGCGCCTGCGGGAGTGCGGATGTTTTAGAGACCCTGGGAGTGAACCTTGATGTAAAACCCGAAAAAGTCGAAGAATGCATAGCAAAGATAGGCATCGGTTTTCTTTTTGCCCCGTCACTTCACGGCTCTATGAAATATGCGATAGGCCCTAGGCGGCAGATCGGGATAAGGACGGTCTTTAATATCCTGGGGCCTTTGACTAACCCGGCAGGTGCAAATGCCCAGGTACTCGGGGTTTACAGCCAGGAACTCGTTGAGCTCTTGGCAAACGTGCTGAACAAACTCGGGACCAAAAAAGCCTGGATCGTGCACGGCAAAGACGGGCTTGATGAGATAACTACGACCGACTCTACAAAAGTTGCTGAATTAAACCTCGGCAGAGTAAAGGTTTTTGCTATTGCGCCGGAAGAGTTCGGCCTTAAACGTGCTAAAATGGAAGATATCAGGGGCGGAAATAAAGAGGAGAACGCCCGTATCATTACCGATATATTATCAGGAATAAAAGGCCCTAAAAGGGATATAGTCCTGTTCAATGCCGGGGCATGCCTGTTTGTTGCGGACAATGTTAAAGGTTTGAAGGAAGGCATAAAAAAAGCAGAGGCTGCGATCGATTCAGGAAAAGCAAAAGAAAAACTTGTTTCGCTTATCAAAATAACAAATGAACCCAGCCCTTCATAA
- the trpC gene encoding indole-3-glycerol phosphate synthase TrpC → MNNILNEIMSSKKKEIEFNKKKFPLEKLKKKLSEANNKRDFYKAVSNKNKINIIAEVKKASPSLGLIKPDFDHVNIAKEYEAGGAAAISVLTERGYFKGKIDYLNDIRKNVALPVLRKDFLFDAYQVYESKAFGADAVLLITALLDKDSLGELVGLSKSLGLDVLVEVHNEDELKIALGAAGVEILGINNRNLEDFTVDRSTAERLIPIIPKGKTVIVESGIKSFEDVKLYKKLGVNTFLIGESLMKADDIKAKLNELSGVN, encoded by the coding sequence GTGAATAATATCCTAAATGAAATAATGAGCAGTAAAAAGAAGGAAATCGAGTTTAATAAAAAAAAATTTCCGTTAGAAAAACTGAAAAAGAAGCTCTCTGAAGCAAATAATAAAAGAGATTTTTATAAGGCTGTTTCAAATAAAAATAAAATAAATATAATAGCAGAAGTAAAAAAAGCGAGCCCGTCTTTAGGTTTGATAAAGCCCGATTTTGATCATGTAAATATAGCAAAAGAATATGAAGCAGGCGGAGCAGCCGCAATATCCGTTTTAACTGAAAGGGGTTATTTTAAAGGCAAAATAGATTATTTGAACGATATAAGGAAAAATGTAGCCCTTCCTGTATTGCGGAAAGATTTTTTATTTGACGCTTATCAGGTCTATGAATCAAAGGCTTTCGGAGCTGATGCGGTATTATTAATAACAGCATTGCTTGATAAGGACAGCTTAGGCGAGCTTGTAGGCCTTTCAAAAAGCCTGGGCCTTGACGTGCTTGTTGAAGTGCATAACGAGGACGAGTTAAAGATAGCACTTGGGGCCGCCGGAGTTGAGATCCTAGGGATAAACAACCGTAATTTAGAAGATTTTACCGTTGATAGATCAACTGCGGAAAGGTTGATACCCATAATACCAAAAGGAAAAACTGTGATAGTTGAAAGCGGCATAAAGTCTTTTGAAGATGTAAAGCTGTATAAAAAACTCGGAGTAAATACTTTTTTGATAGGAGAAAGTCTGATGAAGGCAGATGACATCAAAGCTAAATTAAACGAATTATCAGGAGTGAACTGA
- a CDS encoding phosphoribosylanthranilate isomerase: MAKTKVKICGVTYLKDAVLVASLGADYIGLNFCKASPRKVSVKMAKDILAKMPPFITSVAVFVDEDITEAAKILKKCGFKMIQLHGSESVEYCSNIKAQTNLPVIKAFRIADENSLNEIAAYKDCADYFLLDAHVPGVAGGTGETFNWDFALKAKELGKPVFLAGGLAPDNVLAAIQKVDPFCVDTASGVERLPTKKDYDKMKDFIRKGHGF, from the coding sequence ATGGCTAAAACAAAAGTAAAGATATGCGGCGTTACCTACCTGAAAGATGCTGTACTGGTTGCAAGCCTGGGAGCCGATTACATTGGCCTTAATTTTTGCAAAGCAAGCCCGAGGAAAGTCTCCGTAAAAATGGCAAAGGATATACTTGCAAAGATGCCTCCGTTCATAACTAGTGTTGCGGTTTTCGTAGATGAGGATATAACTGAAGCAGCAAAGATATTAAAAAAATGCGGGTTTAAAATGATTCAGCTTCATGGCAGTGAATCTGTCGAGTATTGTTCCAATATAAAAGCACAGACAAACCTTCCTGTAATAAAAGCTTTCAGGATAGCCGATGAAAACAGTTTAAATGAGATTGCGGCTTACAAAGATTGTGCGGATTATTTTTTACTTGATGCCCATGTGCCGGGAGTTGCCGGCGGGACAGGAGAGACCTTTAACTGGGATTTTGCATTGAAGGCCAAGGAATTAGGTAAGCCGGTCTTTCTTGCAGGCGGCCTTGCTCCTGACAATGTTTTAGCTGCGATACAAAAAGTAGATCCGTTTTGTGTAGATACTGCTTCGGGAGTAGAGAGGCTGCCTACAAAAAAGGATTACGATAAAATGAAAGATTTTATCAGAAAAGGGCATGGATTTTAA
- a CDS encoding KpsF/GutQ family sugar-phosphate isomerase: MATIMESARKTLLIEAQAITGQIKHLNSDFLKAVELIANCHGRLVIMGIGKSGLIGRKISATMSSLGTPSFFVHPSECFHGDIGMIMHDDIVLILSYTGESDEVKKVLPVLKNLGLKLIAMTGKTSSKTWLKADILINCKIDKEACPFNLAPTSSTSAMLALGDALAITVAQKKGFKKESLARFHPGGGIGKKLTVKVKDIMKKGKDNPVISENASVNDALLVMTKTRLGATNIVNGSGRLVGFFTDGDLRRKLQKDKLLLTRPIKEVMTRSPLTIAPDILAAEAAEILRKHKFDNIPVINSKGMPVGVLDERDLLSEGIV, translated from the coding sequence ATGGCTACTATTATGGAAAGCGCAAGAAAAACTTTGCTTATAGAAGCACAGGCTATTACCGGCCAGATAAAACACCTGAATAGTGATTTTTTAAAAGCAGTGGAATTAATAGCAAACTGTCACGGCAGGCTGGTCATAATGGGTATAGGAAAATCAGGGTTGATAGGAAGAAAGATATCGGCTACGATGTCGTCTCTCGGGACACCTTCCTTTTTTGTCCATCCGAGCGAATGCTTTCACGGGGATATAGGCATGATCATGCATGATGATATCGTATTGATACTTTCCTATACAGGTGAATCTGACGAAGTAAAAAAAGTTTTACCTGTATTAAAAAACCTGGGTTTAAAATTGATAGCTATGACAGGTAAAACCTCTTCAAAAACCTGGTTAAAGGCAGATATCCTGATAAACTGCAAGATCGACAAAGAAGCCTGTCCTTTTAACCTTGCACCTACATCGTCTACATCTGCGATGCTTGCTCTGGGGGATGCCCTGGCTATTACGGTCGCACAGAAAAAAGGTTTTAAGAAAGAATCGCTTGCCCGCTTCCACCCCGGAGGCGGTATCGGAAAAAAGCTTACGGTAAAAGTAAAGGATATAATGAAAAAAGGAAAGGATAACCCTGTGATAAGCGAAAACGCAAGTGTCAACGATGCTCTTCTTGTCATGACAAAAACAAGGCTTGGCGCTACAAATATAGTAAATGGTTCTGGCCGGTTAGTAGGTTTTTTTACCGATGGAGACTTGAGAAGAAAACTTCAGAAAGATAAATTACTGCTTACCCGACCGATTAAAGAAGTTATGACACGGTCTCCTTTGACCATAGCCCCTGACATATTAGCTGCAGAAGCTGCGGAAATATTAAGAAAACATAAATTTGACAATATCCCGGTCATAAATTCAAAAGGAATGCCGGTAGGCGTACTTGATGAAAGGGATTTGCTGAGCGAAGGGATTGTTTAA
- the trpB gene encoding tryptophan synthase subunit beta, with protein MKQGYFGEFGGQFMPETLFKPLSDLAIEYKKASKDKGFNEELKYYLKNYAGRPTPLYFARNLTKLFGGAKIYIKREDLCHTGSHKLNNTLGQILLAKRLGKKRVIAETGAGQHGVATATVAALFGLKCDVYMGEEDVHRQALNVFRMNLLGTRVISVKTGSRTLKDAINEAFRDWTGSFRDTFYIIGSVMGAHPYPLMVRDFQSVIGREAKRQILDIEGRLPDYLLACVGGGSNSLGLFHPFYNDKKVKFLGLEAAGAATLSKGKIGILHGMKTYVLQDKNGQISGTHSISAGLDYPGVGPEHSFYKDSKRAQYYPITDKEALEGLKLLCQSEGLIPALESAHAFAYLPKLAPKLGKDKIIIVCLSGRGDKDVETIKNLT; from the coding sequence ATGAAACAAGGATATTTTGGAGAATTCGGCGGGCAGTTCATGCCTGAAACTCTTTTTAAACCTTTATCTGACCTTGCTATAGAATATAAAAAGGCTTCAAAAGACAAGGGTTTTAATGAAGAGTTGAAGTATTACCTTAAGAATTATGCTGGCAGGCCTACACCGTTATATTTTGCCCGTAACCTTACAAAGCTGTTCGGCGGTGCAAAGATATATATAAAAAGGGAAGACCTTTGCCATACAGGTTCTCATAAGCTAAATAATACCCTCGGGCAGATACTGCTTGCTAAAAGATTGGGCAAGAAAAGAGTTATCGCAGAAACAGGTGCAGGCCAGCATGGCGTGGCTACTGCAACCGTTGCAGCGCTTTTCGGGTTAAAATGCGATGTTTATATGGGTGAAGAAGACGTTCACAGGCAGGCATTGAATGTTTTTAGGATGAATCTTCTCGGAACCCGTGTTATAAGCGTAAAAACAGGCTCAAGGACCCTGAAAGATGCTATAAACGAAGCATTCAGGGACTGGACAGGGAGTTTTAGAGATACGTTCTATATAATAGGTTCTGTGATGGGAGCGCATCCATACCCGCTGATGGTCAGAGATTTTCAATCGGTTATTGGCAGGGAAGCGAAAAGACAGATACTTGATATAGAAGGCAGGCTTCCTGATTATCTGCTTGCCTGTGTAGGAGGAGGGAGCAATTCACTCGGGTTATTTCATCCTTTTTATAACGATAAAAAAGTGAAGTTCCTAGGGCTTGAAGCAGCCGGAGCCGCCACGTTGTCAAAAGGAAAAATAGGTATATTACACGGCATGAAAACCTACGTTCTTCAGGACAAGAACGGCCAGATATCAGGCACGCACTCGATATCAGCCGGGCTTGATTATCCCGGGGTAGGGCCTGAACACAGTTTTTATAAAGATTCAAAAAGAGCCCAATATTATCCGATAACGGACAAAGAAGCTTTGGAAGGCTTGAAACTTTTATGCCAAAGTGAAGGCCTAATACCAGCTCTTGAGTCTGCGCACGCATTCGCCTATCTGCCTAAGCTGGCACCGAAACTCGGCAAGGACAAAATAATCATTGTATGTCTTTCTGGAAGAGGGGATAAGGATGTAGAGACAATAAAGAACTTAACCTGA
- the trpA gene encoding tryptophan synthase subunit alpha, protein MNKLKDLVSNYKISDKKAFVACLTAGYPDINSTLELSRILVDNGADIIELCIPFSDPVADGPTIQYSSEIALKKGASLKKVFVLADKMRKAVNVPVVFMSYLNPIYNMGLKKAFRMLKGRADGLIIPDTVPEESSKFEGFAKMNNISLIPLVAPNTPKERLKFIDSKASSFSYIVSLTGVTGERKNLASGIKEYLLLTKNNMKSPRYLGFGISKPEHVHQVKPYVDGIIVASAIINIIKESKSKKDRNNKVSSFVGKIRKALD, encoded by the coding sequence ATGAACAAACTCAAAGATTTGGTATCAAACTATAAAATAAGTGACAAAAAGGCGTTCGTGGCATGCCTTACGGCAGGTTATCCTGATATTAATTCAACTTTAGAACTTTCCCGTATCCTTGTAGATAACGGCGCAGATATAATTGAACTCTGCATACCTTTTTCAGACCCTGTTGCAGACGGGCCTACAATACAGTATTCGTCCGAGATAGCCTTGAAAAAAGGCGCAAGCTTAAAAAAGGTATTTGTTCTGGCAGATAAAATGAGGAAAGCAGTGAACGTCCCAGTTGTTTTTATGAGTTATTTAAACCCGATCTATAATATGGGGCTTAAAAAGGCTTTTAGAATGCTTAAAGGAAGGGCAGACGGGCTCATAATTCCTGATACGGTCCCTGAAGAATCCTCAAAATTTGAAGGTTTTGCAAAGATGAACAATATCTCTCTTATCCCTCTAGTAGCTCCTAATACCCCGAAAGAAAGGCTTAAATTCATCGATTCAAAAGCAAGTTCTTTTTCATATATAGTTTCACTTACCGGAGTTACAGGAGAGAGAAAGAACCTGGCAAGCGGTATAAAAGAATATCTATTGCTTACGAAAAACAATATGAAATCTCCGAGATACCTCGGTTTTGGTATTTCAAAACCGGAACACGTGCATCAGGTCAAGCCTTATGTCGACGGAATAATTGTAGCGTCTGCGATAATTAATATAATCAAGGAAAGTAAATCAAAAAAAGATAGGAATAATAAGGTTTCTAGTTTTGTAGGGAAGATAAGAAAAGCCTTGGATTAG
- the accD gene encoding acetyl-CoA carboxylase, carboxyltransferase subunit beta, which produces MPVSETTNGKKEIPHGVWTKCKKCEQIIYRKELEENLKVCPKCGYYFRLSAHERIKQLMEKNSFKEYDAMLTPLDPLSFPDYEKRAKSYNVKEAVVTGEGKIGTHDTVLAVLDFNFMGGSMGSVVGEKIARAGEQALKKKCPFVIISSSGGARMQEGILSLMQMAKTSATLAKLNKNKVPFISILADPTTGGVTASFAMLGDIIIAEPKALIGFAGPRVIEQTIRQQLPDGFQLSEFLLAHGMLDIIVERKHLKDTLIKIFNFLK; this is translated from the coding sequence ATGCCTGTTTCAGAAACAACAAACGGAAAAAAAGAGATCCCGCACGGTGTCTGGACCAAGTGTAAAAAGTGCGAGCAAATAATATACCGCAAAGAGCTGGAAGAGAATTTAAAAGTCTGCCCGAAATGCGGGTATTATTTCCGTTTAAGCGCGCATGAAAGAATAAAACAGCTGATGGAAAAGAACTCTTTTAAGGAATATGACGCAATGCTTACCCCTCTTGACCCGCTAAGTTTCCCTGACTATGAAAAAAGAGCAAAATCATACAATGTAAAAGAGGCTGTTGTAACAGGCGAAGGCAAGATCGGCACCCATGATACCGTGCTTGCAGTGCTTGACTTCAATTTTATGGGCGGCAGTATGGGGTCGGTCGTGGGTGAAAAAATAGCGCGTGCAGGCGAGCAGGCCTTAAAGAAAAAATGCCCTTTTGTAATTATCTCTTCAAGCGGCGGCGCAAGGATGCAGGAAGGGATATTGTCTTTAATGCAGATGGCAAAAACCAGCGCAACTTTAGCAAAATTAAATAAGAACAAGGTACCGTTTATTTCCATTTTGGCAGATCCGACAACTGGAGGCGTGACAGCATCGTTTGCTATGCTCGGAGACATTATTATCGCAGAACCAAAGGCGCTGATAGGTTTTGCAGGCCCAAGGGTAATAGAGCAGACTATAAGACAGCAGCTTCCTGACGGGTTTCAATTGTCGGAATTCCTGCTTGCCCACGGAATGCTGGATATAATAGTAGAACGCAAGCACCTGAAAGATACATTGATAAAGATATTTAACTTCTTAAAATAG
- a CDS encoding bifunctional folylpolyglutamate synthase/dihydrofolate synthase gives MNTLNSELRTLNSELSLWQLNEYTEMKPGLLRIRDFLSRVGDPQKRFRSILITGTNGKGSTAKILSEILKASGYKTGLYTSPHLVDIAERIQINSENIIRRDLAFLSRKYLPLAKKLGLTFFEFITAIAFIYFAKKKIDIGILEIGLGGRFDAVNVIDDPELSIITDVDFDHCKVLGKTLSSIAFEKAGIIKNSGIVISGVEKEAPKKVIKRTAKDRKAEIFEFNKDFRMKLEKVDWEKRYQNFSYSGLEENYFLKLSLLGFYQLKNTSLALAASEILRNKGYSITYAAIEQALKNLKWPARFDVRRYKDKTIILDGSHNPGAVKKFLETFKKSPWGKIKRTFIFGMLKDKDYKSVIKSLIPYVKNVILVPVISKRRLSLRTMQENWLEFLPKKRVQSAESVIDGLEKAKKDRIVIVIGSLYLTGDILRKDGKYD, from the coding sequence ATGAATACATTAAACTCCGAACTCCGAACTCTGAACTCTGAACTGTCATTATGGCAGTTGAACGAATATACGGAAATGAAACCCGGCCTTTTAAGGATACGTGATTTTCTTTCACGGGTAGGCGACCCTCAAAAAAGGTTTCGTTCAATACTTATTACCGGTACCAACGGCAAAGGCTCGACCGCAAAGATACTTTCTGAGATACTTAAAGCCTCAGGTTATAAAACCGGCCTTTATACTTCTCCGCACCTTGTAGACATTGCCGAAAGGATACAGATAAATTCAGAGAATATAATTAGAAGGGACCTGGCTTTCCTTTCAAGGAAGTATTTGCCTCTTGCCAAGAAGCTGGGTTTGACATTTTTTGAATTCATAACGGCTATAGCCTTTATATATTTTGCAAAGAAAAAAATAGATATAGGTATCCTTGAAATAGGGCTTGGCGGGCGGTTTGACGCTGTTAATGTGATAGATGACCCGGAATTAAGCATAATTACGGATGTTGATTTTGACCATTGTAAAGTGCTCGGAAAAACTCTATCAAGCATAGCCTTTGAAAAAGCCGGTATAATAAAAAATAGCGGTATTGTGATAAGCGGCGTAGAAAAAGAAGCTCCCAAAAAAGTAATTAAAAGGACCGCAAAAGATAGAAAAGCGGAGATCTTTGAGTTTAATAAAGATTTTAGAATGAAGCTTGAGAAAGTGGATTGGGAAAAAAGGTATCAGAATTTCTCATACTCTGGATTAGAAGAAAATTATTTCTTAAAGTTATCATTATTGGGTTTTTATCAGCTGAAGAACACTTCCCTGGCCCTGGCAGCATCAGAAATATTGAGGAATAAAGGGTACAGTATAACCTATGCAGCCATTGAGCAAGCATTAAAAAACCTGAAGTGGCCGGCAAGGTTCGATGTAAGGCGATATAAAGATAAAACCATTATTCTTGACGGTTCGCATAACCCGGGAGCGGTAAAGAAGTTTTTGGAGACATTCAAAAAAAGCCCCTGGGGAAAAATAAAACGAACATTTATATTCGGGATGCTGAAAGATAAAGACTATAAAAGCGTTATAAAGAGCTTAATCCCTTATGTAAAAAATGTTATTCTTGTTCCGGTAATATCAAAAAGAAGATTATCTTTAAGAACGATGCAAGAGAATTGGCTAGAGTTTTTGCCTAAGAAGAGGGTACAATCAGCTGAGTCAGTTATAGATGGCCTTGAAAAGGCGAAAAAAGATAGGATTGTGATCGTTATCGGTTCCCTCTACCTGACGGGCGATATCTTAAGAAAGGATGGAAAATATGACTAA